From one Colletotrichum destructivum chromosome 3, complete sequence genomic stretch:
- a CDS encoding Putative glutathione S-transferase domain superfamily, producing the protein MSSTETVALYGHGKLRFGSGHLTDNRPKGYTPNPAKVAMILEELELPPVMVDLAVGPELGSSPSGSSAPLLKCLVETYNASGRVSHPSSPQQFLVKKRPCFQISRQVRSPPPPLLPFASGGSLLAPTFATAFVWGPYFGQLSWVKILHSEDVPSAKQRYEEQTVRILSVLYRALGGKQYLVRNRACV; encoded by the exons ATGTCTTCCACGGAAACCGTTGCCCTCTACGGCCACGGCAAGCTCAGATTCGGTTCTGGCCATCTTACTGACAATCGACCCAAAGGCTACACCCCTAATCCGGCGAAAGTGGCCATGAtcctggaggagctcgagctTCCCCCT GTCAtggtcgacctcgccgtc GGACCCGAACTCGGGAGTTCGCCCTCTGGGAGTTCGGCGCCATTATTGAAGTGCCTTGTCGAGACTTACAACGCCAGCGGCAGGGTCTCGcatccgtcgtcgccgcaACAGTTTCTCGTGAAGAAGCGGCCGTGTTTCCAGATATCGCGCCAGGTTCGtagcccccctcccccccttctcccctttGCTTCCGGTGGTTCGCTCCTCGCTCCCACCTTCGCGACAGCTTTCGTGTGG GGCCCCTACTTTGGCCAGCTCAGCTGGGTCAAGATCCTCCACTCAGAGGACGTTCCTAGCGCAAAGCAGCGCTACGAGGAGCAAACCGTCCGCATCCTCTCCGTCCTCTACCGCGCCCTCGGGGGGAAGCAGTACCTCGTCAGAAACAGAGCGTGCGTTTGA